Proteins co-encoded in one Marmota flaviventris isolate mMarFla1 chromosome 9, mMarFla1.hap1, whole genome shotgun sequence genomic window:
- the LOC114098635 gene encoding tripartite motif-containing protein 64C-like, protein MDSHVLQDFQSELTCSICMNYLLEPVTIDCGHTSCQPCLFLCWEEAQMPMCCPECKEIVEKSDFRTNIMLKKLASLARQATPPSDSRSGEQLCRTHGEKKWLFCEVDKSLLCSPCSDSPEHAVHSYSPVAWAAEVYRVSDGPEEKLLKKMDPLWQMTQDMQDNLNEEINKCQSFVDYVVLRKNMIQVQYHMMHKFLLEEERFQLKTLEREAQEIFQQLRDSEIRMAQQRERLKEMYRELSDMCHKPDMELLQDLGDIFERIELLEMEKPKPVNPELSSLHITGILDMLNKFRVNNGTIQGWANCYVSLSHEDRNKIFGDDGGTKDPQTVESYVIWSAEGFTSGRHYWEVDVGNTSNWILGVCKDFMTSDTFDSEKAFLLFSLKKNNHCRLSTNSPPLIQYVQRPVGWVGVFLDYDNEIMSFYDVPSYTVSLFPS, encoded by the exons ATGGATTCCCATGTCTTGCAAGACTTCCAGAGTGAACTCACATGCTCCATTTGCATGAATTACCTCTTAGAACCTGTCACCATAGACTGTGGACATACCTCTTGCCAACCCTGCCTCTTTCTCTGCTGGGAAGAAGCCCAAATGCCAATGTGCTGCCCTGAGTGCAAAGAAATAGTAGAGAAGTCAGACTTCAGGACCAACATCATGCTCAAGAAGCTGGCTTCTCTTGCCAGACAGGCCACACCTCCCTCTGACAGCAGGTCTGGGGAGCAGCTCTGCAGGACACATGGGGAGAAAAAGTGGCTCTTCTGTGAGGTGGACAAGAGCCTGCTCTGTTCACCCTGTTCTGACTCACCCGAACATGCGGTTCACAGCTACAGCCCAGTGGCATGGGCAGCAGAAGTGTACAGGGTGAGTGATGGGCCTGAA GAAAAACTGCTAAAGAAAATGGATCCTTTATGGCAAATGACCCAGGATATGCAAGATAatctaaatgaagaaattaaCAAATGTCAGTCCTTTGTG GACTATGTAGTCTTAAGGAAGAACATGATCCAAGTTCAATATCACATGATGCATAAGTTTCTCCTGGAGGAGGAGCGATTTCAACTGAAGACACTAGAAAGAGAAGCACAGGAGATTTTTCAACAACTCAGAGACAGTGAAATCAGAATGGCCCAACAGAGGGAAAGGCTGAAGGAAATGTACAGGGAGCTGTCTGACATGTGCCATAAGCCTGACATGGAGTTGCTCCAG gacTTAGGGGACATATTTGAAAG AATCGAGTTGCTGGAGATGGAGAAGCCCAAGCCAGTGAACCCAGAGCTCTCTTCATTACACATCACTGGAATCTTGGATATGCTGAACAAGTTCCGAG TGAATAATGGAACTATTCAAGGATGGGCCAATTGCTATGTGAGCCTTTCTcatgaagatagaaataagatatttGGAGATGATGGTGGAACTAAAGATCCCCAGACAGTTGAGAGTTACGTTATATGGAGTGCTGAGGGATTTACCTCCGGTAGACACTACTGGGAGGTTGATGTGGGGAACACCTCCAACTGGATTCTCGGCGTCTGTAAAGATTTTATGACAAGTGACACTTTTGATTCTGAGAAAGCATTTCTCCTATTTTCCTTAAAGAAGAACAACCACTGTAGGCTCTCCACCAACTCCCCACCCTTAATTCAGTATGTACAAAGACCTGTGGGTTGGGTTGGGGTATTTCTAGATTATGACAATGAAATTATGAGCTTCTATGATGTTCCCTCATATACAGTTTCTCTCTTCCCATCTTGA